In Flavobacterium sp., a single window of DNA contains:
- a CDS encoding 2Fe-2S iron-sulfur cluster-binding protein, which yields MAKITFITSDDETITLEGTSGSVMALAVDNGIKGIDGDCGGVCSCATCHVHVLPEHVSKTGTASEIETDMLELDDDADEFSRLCCQLEITEALDGVVLRVAK from the coding sequence ATGGCAAAAATAACTTTTATCACTAGCGATGATGAAACAATAACTTTAGAAGGAACATCGGGTAGCGTAATGGCACTTGCAGTTGACAATGGTATCAAAGGAATCGATGGTGATTGCGGAGGGGTATGTTCGTGTGCTACTTGTCACGTACATGTTTTACCAGAACATGTTTCAAAAACGGGAACCGCTAGCGAAATTGAAACGGATATGCTAGAATTAGATGATGATGCGGATGAATTCAGCCGTTTGTGTTGTCAATTAGAAATTACCGAAGCGTTGGACGGAGTAGTGCTTCGTGTGGCTAAATAA
- a CDS encoding cytochrome P450, with translation MKNSEFNDPFEEARVNQGFGEMDDQNDPVTMLLRHKDVRKGAHDWKTFQSGAVPGRIVIPSEVNIRTTRQIPFEVDPPQHKDFRAILDPWFKRPLEEEYQAKLKEQISALVDEVLAKDSVDVISEFSLKLQSRALTLLLNTPYEEADLWISWGTHVFRSEGEALDGAKAAILYDYIDGRIDEAIAKNGEDLYSVLLNAVVDGKKLTKEEVKGVMILTFAGGRDTVINAVSNSIAYFAEHPKSLDRLRVEPEIRNKAIEELIRYFAPLTQMGRVAKTDSAVCEHAIKADTRASLCWASANRDATVFENPNEVVLDRKMNPHLSFGFGTHNCLGATHARTIMKIAVEVLTEKVSTMEIVSAEENIEDLGDFKRKVGFHRLQVKFN, from the coding sequence ATGAAAAATAGTGAGTTTAACGATCCATTTGAAGAAGCACGTGTAAACCAAGGTTTTGGAGAAATGGACGATCAAAATGATCCTGTAACCATGCTATTGCGTCACAAAGATGTGCGCAAAGGAGCTCACGACTGGAAAACCTTTCAATCAGGGGCGGTACCAGGTCGTATTGTGATTCCTTCAGAAGTGAACATCAGAACAACACGTCAGATTCCGTTTGAAGTAGATCCGCCGCAACATAAAGACTTTAGAGCTATTTTGGATCCTTGGTTCAAAAGACCTTTAGAGGAAGAATACCAAGCCAAATTAAAAGAGCAAATTAGTGCTTTAGTTGATGAGGTTTTAGCCAAAGATTCGGTAGATGTAATCAGTGAATTTTCATTAAAACTACAGTCAAGAGCCTTGACTTTATTACTAAATACGCCTTATGAAGAAGCTGACTTATGGATTTCATGGGGAACTCACGTTTTTCGTAGTGAAGGAGAAGCCTTAGATGGTGCTAAAGCGGCTATTTTGTATGATTATATCGATGGCCGAATTGATGAAGCCATTGCCAAGAATGGAGAAGATTTGTATTCAGTATTACTGAATGCTGTAGTTGATGGCAAAAAATTAACAAAAGAAGAAGTGAAAGGCGTGATGATTTTGACGTTTGCAGGTGGCCGTGATACGGTAATCAATGCGGTGTCAAATTCCATTGCTTATTTTGCAGAGCACCCAAAGTCATTAGATCGTTTGCGTGTAGAACCCGAAATAAGAAACAAAGCTATTGAAGAGTTGATTCGCTATTTTGCGCCATTAACTCAGATGGGAAGAGTAGCCAAAACTGATTCTGCTGTTTGTGAACATGCTATAAAAGCAGATACAAGAGCTTCTTTGTGTTGGGCGTCTGCAAATCGAGATGCCACTGTTTTTGAAAATCCAAATGAAGTGGTTTTAGATCGTAAAATGAACCCGCATTTGAGCTTCGGATTCGGGACACACAACTGTTTGGGAGCAACCCACGCTCGTACAATTATGAAAATAGCGGTGGAAGTATTAACGGAAAAAGTGAGCACTATGGAAATTGTGAGTGCCGAAGAAAATATCGAAGATTTAGGTGATTTCAAACGTAAAGTTGGCTTTCACCGCTTACAAGTAAAATTTAATTAA
- a CDS encoding alpha/beta hydrolase-fold protein, with protein sequence MMSKFRTTEISNPEFESNNLRFITVKTPNLNGRGDICVFVPPFEDLKDLPIVTLMHGVYGSAWIWAHKAGVHFTALKMMEEGLIKPMVIAMPSDGLWGDGSAYLPHNNAHYEKWIVEDVIDAVRENIDCTSEKSKLFISGLSMGGYGALRLGAKFPERYQAITGHSSMTNKNQMHLFVEENESNFNQFDPINEDVLSLIIKNKKQLPPIRFDCGKEDLLIEYNRNLHKGLTDANINHQYQEFEGAHEWPYWQEHIKDSLLFFNGF encoded by the coding sequence ATGATGTCAAAATTTAGAACAACCGAAATATCCAATCCAGAATTTGAGAGCAATAACCTTCGATTCATTACGGTTAAAACCCCTAATCTGAATGGGCGAGGTGACATCTGTGTTTTTGTACCGCCTTTTGAAGATTTAAAAGACCTTCCTATTGTAACGCTAATGCATGGGGTGTATGGTAGTGCTTGGATTTGGGCGCACAAAGCAGGAGTACATTTTACAGCTTTAAAAATGATGGAAGAAGGATTGATAAAACCGATGGTAATTGCGATGCCTTCGGATGGATTATGGGGAGACGGTTCGGCATATTTACCGCACAACAATGCCCATTATGAAAAATGGATTGTCGAAGATGTGATTGATGCCGTGAGAGAAAACATCGATTGCACCAGCGAAAAATCCAAATTGTTTATCTCGGGGCTTTCGATGGGCGGGTATGGCGCTTTGCGTTTGGGAGCCAAATTTCCAGAGCGTTACCAAGCCATTACGGGACATTCTTCGATGACCAATAAAAATCAAATGCATCTTTTTGTTGAAGAAAACGAGAGCAATTTCAATCAATTTGACCCCATTAACGAAGACGTTTTAAGTTTGATTATAAAAAATAAAAAGCAATTGCCACCCATACGTTTTGATTGTGGCAAAGAGGATTTACTCATCGAATACAATCGGAATCTGCATAAAGGTTTAACAGATGCCAATATAAACCATCAATACCAAGAATTTGAAGGCGCACACGAATGGCCATACTGGCAAGAACACATCAAAGACAGTTTGTTGTTTTTTAATGGGTTCTAA
- a CDS encoding Zn-dependent alcohol dehydrogenase gives MSINCKAAIAKGDGTFSIETITVNDPQGDEVIVAIKAAGLCHTDYDSLNWGKPIVMGHEGAGIVTAVGTNVKSVQVGDAVILNWATPCGKCFQCEHENEHICENNSPVVAGGNGYTPGHAHLEGTTLNGVPIIRSFNIGTLAEYTLVKESAVVKNPIQNMSFSAASIVSCGVMTGFGSAVNTAQVTENSSAVVLGTGGVGLNVIQGLKVSKACKIIAIDINQERLNMAVEFGATHTILADKNDKGLLQAAQKVKEMTAGRGADYAFECTAIPALGAAPLAMVRNAGTAVQVSGIEQEVLIDMALFEWDKKYINPLYGKCNPQKDFPKIIEHYRKGEIKLDEMITKTYPLEELQQALDDMLAGKNAKGVITF, from the coding sequence ATGAGCATCAATTGTAAAGCAGCTATTGCAAAAGGAGATGGAACATTTTCTATAGAGACCATTACAGTAAATGATCCGCAAGGGGATGAGGTGATAGTAGCCATTAAAGCGGCAGGTTTGTGTCATACCGATTATGACTCCTTAAATTGGGGAAAACCAATTGTAATGGGGCATGAAGGAGCAGGAATTGTTACTGCAGTTGGGACAAATGTAAAAAGTGTACAAGTAGGTGATGCAGTGATTTTGAATTGGGCAACTCCTTGTGGAAAATGCTTTCAATGCGAGCATGAGAATGAACACATTTGCGAAAATAATTCGCCTGTAGTAGCAGGAGGAAATGGGTACACCCCCGGACATGCCCATTTGGAAGGAACAACTCTGAATGGAGTGCCAATCATTCGCTCCTTTAATATAGGAACGCTTGCTGAATATACTCTGGTAAAAGAATCGGCAGTAGTTAAAAATCCAATTCAAAACATGTCTTTTTCGGCAGCAAGTATCGTAAGTTGTGGCGTTATGACGGGTTTTGGATCTGCTGTAAATACGGCTCAGGTTACCGAAAATTCATCAGCTGTTGTGCTTGGAACAGGAGGAGTTGGTTTGAATGTAATTCAAGGATTAAAAGTGTCGAAAGCTTGTAAAATCATTGCGATTGATATCAATCAAGAGCGATTGAATATGGCGGTTGAATTTGGTGCGACTCATACCATTTTGGCCGATAAGAATGACAAAGGACTGTTACAAGCGGCTCAAAAGGTAAAAGAAATGACAGCTGGTCGTGGTGCCGATTACGCTTTTGAGTGTACTGCAATTCCAGCTTTGGGCGCTGCACCGTTGGCAATGGTTCGAAATGCTGGCACTGCTGTTCAAGTTAGCGGAATCGAACAAGAGGTTTTGATTGATATGGCCTTATTCGAATGGGATAAAAAATACATCAATCCGTTGTACGGAAAATGCAATCCGCAAAAAGATTTCCCTAAAATTATCGAACATTATCGAAAAGGAGAAATCAAATTAGACGAGATGATTACTAAAACGTATCCTCTGGAAGAATTGCAACAAGCCTTAGACGATATGTTGGCTGGAAAAAATGCAAAAGGTGTAATTACTTTTTAA